The following are encoded in a window of Clostridia bacterium genomic DNA:
- the polA gene encoding DNA polymerase I: MSNRKLMIIDGNSILNRAFYGLQGKQLLATSEGLYTNAVYGFLNILYKYLDEENPGYLCVAFDLKAPTFRHKEYDGYKANRKGMPQELAVQVPVIKDVLDAMNIKRLEVEGYEADDIIGSISLCAEKDGLEVVVVTGDRDSFQLASKTTRIKMPTTKAGKTETEEYDYDRVMGKYGVTPDEFIDVKGLMGDTSDNIPGVPGIGEKTALELIKKFSKIENLYENIDQVEKKGVKEKLEANKELAFLSKRLATINRFVPGLCGVDELKRTEFDGERLYEIFKRLEFRSLIEKLKLGQTAPVSAAISKEITCIFSVEKLRIIRENISSSKECAIFYLMDKNVAFSERLSGVAVSWAKDVSCYIGFRDVCGKSCLTQEEFLNEFRLVFEDESIKKYGHDLKSLIVYLKKNGIEFKGLAFDTMIGAYLINPSRETYRVAELSEEYLKINIEPIEELSGKGKNFVPFSEMPVEKLSAVAGIHSEVVFNSVKVLNGLIVENGQEKLYYDIELPLVEVLADMEYWGFRIDKKGLKEFAVELEEKINLLTSDIFRLAGEEFNINSTKQLGVILFEKIGLPIIKKTKTGYSTDAEVLEQLAEKHEIVSKILEYRQMVKLKSTYVEGLLNVINTETGKIHSSFNQTVTVTGRISSTEPNLQNIPIKLEMGRKIRKVFVPSSESYILSDADYSQIELRVLAHITSDENMIYAFKNNEDIHTTTASQVFGVPKSEVTSLMRSRAKAVNFGIVYGIGDFSLSKDLGITRKEARRYIDGYLDKYPNVRQYMHDIVEQGKQFGFVNTLFGRRRYLPELQSSNFNIRSFGERIAMNTPIQGSAADIIKIAMVKVYKELRKRELNSRLILQVHDELIIETHKDEKEEVAAILKESMESAADLQVPLSVDVKFGSNWYETK; this comes from the coding sequence ATGAGCAATCGAAAATTAATGATTATTGATGGGAACAGTATTTTAAATAGAGCATTCTATGGGCTTCAGGGGAAGCAATTGCTTGCAACATCTGAGGGGCTATACACCAATGCCGTATATGGGTTTCTAAATATTCTATATAAATATCTTGATGAAGAAAACCCGGGATACCTTTGTGTTGCTTTTGACCTTAAAGCGCCTACATTCAGGCATAAAGAGTATGACGGATATAAGGCTAACAGAAAAGGCATGCCTCAGGAGCTTGCAGTGCAGGTACCTGTGATAAAGGACGTACTTGATGCAATGAATATCAAAAGGCTTGAAGTAGAAGGCTATGAAGCAGATGATATTATAGGCTCCATATCCTTATGTGCAGAAAAGGATGGTCTTGAAGTAGTTGTTGTAACAGGAGACAGGGACTCTTTTCAACTTGCCAGCAAAACAACACGTATAAAAATGCCTACTACCAAAGCAGGAAAAACAGAAACTGAGGAGTACGACTACGACAGGGTGATGGGAAAGTATGGTGTTACCCCTGACGAGTTCATTGATGTAAAAGGTCTTATGGGTGATACATCCGACAATATCCCGGGGGTGCCTGGAATCGGAGAAAAAACTGCCCTGGAGCTGATTAAAAAATTCAGTAAAATTGAAAACCTCTATGAAAACATTGATCAGGTTGAGAAAAAAGGTGTAAAAGAAAAGCTGGAAGCAAACAAAGAACTGGCATTCCTAAGTAAAAGGCTTGCTACTATCAATAGATTCGTTCCCGGCTTATGTGGTGTTGATGAATTGAAAAGAACAGAGTTTGACGGTGAAAGGTTATATGAAATATTTAAAAGGCTTGAATTCAGAAGTCTGATAGAAAAGCTGAAGCTTGGACAAACTGCACCTGTTTCTGCTGCAATATCAAAAGAAATAACATGCATATTTAGTGTGGAGAAACTTAGGATAATAAGGGAGAACATTTCTTCTTCAAAAGAGTGCGCAATATTCTATTTGATGGATAAAAACGTTGCATTTTCTGAAAGGCTTTCAGGTGTGGCTGTTTCCTGGGCTAAGGATGTAAGTTGTTATATTGGATTTAGAGATGTTTGTGGAAAATCTTGTCTTACTCAGGAAGAGTTTTTAAATGAATTCCGACTCGTTTTTGAAGACGAAAGTATCAAAAAATACGGTCATGATTTGAAGAGTTTAATTGTATACCTGAAGAAAAATGGAATCGAATTCAAGGGACTTGCATTCGATACAATGATCGGCGCATACCTGATTAATCCTTCAAGGGAGACTTACAGAGTTGCTGAGCTTTCTGAAGAATATCTGAAGATTAATATAGAACCTATCGAAGAGTTGTCTGGAAAAGGCAAAAATTTTGTTCCGTTTAGTGAAATGCCCGTAGAAAAGCTTTCGGCCGTAGCTGGTATACATTCGGAGGTAGTTTTCAATTCTGTAAAAGTGCTGAACGGGCTGATTGTCGAAAATGGACAAGAAAAGTTGTATTATGATATAGAACTGCCACTGGTAGAAGTATTGGCTGATATGGAATACTGGGGATTCAGAATCGATAAGAAAGGATTAAAGGAATTTGCAGTAGAGCTTGAAGAAAAAATCAATTTGCTGACATCAGATATTTTCAGACTTGCAGGTGAAGAATTCAACATAAACTCTACTAAGCAGTTGGGAGTTATACTGTTTGAAAAAATCGGGCTGCCTATAATAAAGAAAACAAAAACCGGATATTCTACAGACGCAGAAGTATTAGAGCAGTTGGCAGAAAAGCATGAAATTGTTTCAAAAATTCTGGAATACCGGCAGATGGTCAAGCTTAAATCGACTTATGTTGAGGGGCTTTTGAATGTCATAAATACTGAAACGGGCAAAATACATTCAAGCTTTAATCAGACGGTTACTGTTACCGGAAGAATCAGCAGTACTGAACCTAATTTGCAGAATATACCCATAAAACTTGAAATGGGAAGAAAGATACGTAAGGTATTTGTTCCGAGCAGTGAAAGTTATATACTTTCCGACGCAGATTATTCCCAAATAGAGTTAAGAGTACTGGCGCATATAACAAGCGATGAAAATATGATATATGCTTTTAAAAATAACGAGGATATTCATACAACTACAGCATCACAGGTTTTTGGAGTTCCAAAGTCAGAAGTGACTTCATTGATGCGAAGCAGGGCTAAGGCTGTTAATTTTGGCATTGTATACGGGATTGGAGACTTCAGTCTTTCAAAAGATCTGGGTATTACGAGAAAAGAAGCCAGAAGATATATAGACGGTTATCTTGATAAATACCCTAATGTCAGACAATATATGCATGATATAGTTGAGCAGGGTAAACAATTTGGCTTTGTAAACACTCTCTTCGGCAGAAGAAGATATTTGCCGGAGCTGCAATCCAGTAATTTCAATATCAGATCCTTCGGTGAGCGTATAGCAATGAATACTCCAATACAGGGCAGTGCTGCTGATATTATCAAGATTGCCATGGTAAAGGTATATAAAGAATTGAGAAAAAGAGAACTAAACTCGAGACTTATACTTCAGGTACATGATGAATTGATAATAGAAACCCATAAAGATGAAAAAGAGGAGGTAGCTGCCATATTAAAGGAAAGTATGGAGAGTGCCGCTGATTTGCAGGTACCATTAAGTGTGGATGTGAAATTTGGCAGCAACTGGTATGAAACAAAATAA
- the coaE gene encoding dephospho-CoA kinase (Dephospho-CoA kinase (CoaE) performs the final step in coenzyme A biosynthesis.): protein MKVIGVTGGIGSGKSTVTKILSDFGAEVIDADIIAWKIVEKGQEALQEIVKHFGEEILTESGELNRKKLGNIVFSENDKLESLNRITHKYIIERIIDRINSLRASEAGLVVVDAAIPFRHGFLDVVQEVWVVIADMELRIKRVMDRNGLTYNEVHDRIMSQKSDEEYMKLADKVIINNGSAEDLVIQVKNYLD from the coding sequence ATGAAGGTTATTGGAGTAACAGGAGGTATAGGGAGCGGTAAAAGTACTGTAACAAAAATACTTTCTGACTTCGGTGCGGAAGTTATAGATGCAGATATCATAGCATGGAAGATAGTTGAAAAAGGACAAGAGGCGTTGCAGGAAATAGTTAAGCACTTTGGGGAAGAAATACTTACTGAAAGCGGCGAACTGAACCGTAAAAAACTTGGAAATATTGTTTTTAGTGAAAATGATAAACTGGAAAGTCTGAATAGAATTACACATAAGTATATAATAGAGAGAATAATTGATAGAATCAATTCATTAAGGGCTAGCGAAGCAGGCCTGGTAGTGGTGGATGCAGCTATTCCTTTCAGGCATGGATTTTTGGATGTGGTTCAGGAAGTGTGGGTTGTTATTGCTGATATGGAACTCAGAATAAAAAGGGTTATGGATAGAAACGGACTGACATATAATGAGGTGCATGATAGGATTATGTCTCAAAAAAGCGATGAAGAATATATGAAATTAGCGGATAAAGTGATTATCAACAACGGAAGTGCGGAAGATCTGGTTATCCAGGTAAAAAATTACCTGGATTAA
- a CDS encoding lytic transglycosylase domain-containing protein, producing MYKKSNKGFKYILLFVTAVLVIVVVINGKSQVLKLSYPMKYQELVNKYAAENDIDPFLVYAIIKAESGFDSDATSKKEARGLMQVTDETGQWGAKHLKIKKFNKKDLYDPDTNIKIGCWYIGWLMKQFDYELDLVIAAYNSGNGNVSKWLKNKEYSKSGNSLEKIPFKETDNYLKKVKNYYNVYKKLYEQA from the coding sequence TTGTATAAAAAAAGCAATAAAGGCTTTAAGTATATATTACTGTTTGTTACAGCCGTTTTAGTCATTGTGGTTGTTATAAACGGAAAGTCTCAGGTTTTAAAATTGTCTTACCCCATGAAATATCAGGAATTGGTTAATAAGTATGCAGCGGAAAATGATATTGATCCATTTCTGGTATATGCAATAATTAAAGCGGAAAGTGGATTTGATTCCGACGCTACATCTAAAAAAGAAGCAAGGGGATTGATGCAGGTAACGGATGAAACGGGGCAATGGGGTGCCAAGCATTTGAAAATCAAGAAATTCAATAAAAAAGACCTGTATGATCCTGATACAAATATTAAAATTGGCTGCTGGTATATTGGATGGCTGATGAAACAGTTTGATTATGAGCTTGATCTTGTAATTGCTGCATATAATTCAGGAAACGGTAATGTAAGCAAATGGCTAAAAAACAAGGAGTACAGCAAGTCTGGGAATTCACTGGAGAAGATTCCTTTTAAAGAAACCGATAATTACCTGAAAAAAGTGAAAAACTATTACAATGTATATAAAAAACTGTATGAACAGGCTTAA
- a CDS encoding flagellar protein — protein MVGIKNCKRCGRIYEINTDTEYCFDCIQKDEKDFSRIKEYLYLHPYAKIFEVSINLDISINKIKRYLREGRMEIVEKDNQFLKCELCGCSICSGLYCDECGRKTSQNFKSVYMGSDPLRAPHKVNYLQKKKSPAKKHY, from the coding sequence ATGGTAGGTATTAAGAATTGTAAAAGGTGCGGAAGAATTTATGAAATAAATACGGATACCGAATACTGTTTTGACTGTATTCAAAAAGACGAAAAGGATTTTAGTAGAATCAAGGAATACTTGTATCTGCATCCCTATGCGAAAATTTTTGAGGTCTCTATCAATCTCGATATTTCTATTAATAAAATTAAGAGATACCTGCGTGAAGGCCGTATGGAAATAGTGGAAAAAGACAACCAATTCCTTAAATGCGAACTATGCGGATGTTCTATCTGTTCAGGTTTGTATTGTGATGAGTGCGGCAGGAAGACATCTCAAAACTTTAAATCCGTATACATGGGCAGTGATCCCCTTAGAGCCCCGCACAAGGTAAACTATCTGCAAAAAAAGAAATCTCCGGCAAAAAAGCATTATTGA
- a CDS encoding DMT family transporter: protein MKTEKNGYLYLLITVMLFSTYEAVVKTLVNKIDPFQINFIRFLVGGLILFVFLLVKSDIKISMNDFFWLVGVGIINVVLSMSLMQLSLYMKGAQASVSAVVFSSNPIFVAVFAAIMDREKLSVNKIAGLFIGLIGILVIFEDKFITGFSDFKSPFFALLSAVFYGLYTVLGRRLSIRLGSLKMNAYSFIFGSVALLPLLLFFRIPVVRFDYSGLWQVVYLSVFVTGLAYLSYFKGLSIAGASKGSLVFFVKPALASAIAVIFLKEQMTVNLVIGTVLVILGITTVIYWNGFKEKIASNLKDFCIKWRINK, encoded by the coding sequence TTGAAAACCGAAAAGAACGGATATTTATATCTGCTGATAACCGTAATGCTGTTCAGTACATATGAGGCTGTTGTAAAAACACTGGTTAACAAAATTGATCCTTTCCAAATCAATTTCATCCGCTTTTTAGTAGGTGGACTCATCTTGTTTGTTTTTTTACTGGTCAAATCAGATATTAAGATAAGTATGAATGATTTTTTCTGGCTGGTTGGTGTAGGAATAATAAATGTTGTCCTTAGTATGAGTCTTATGCAGCTAAGCCTTTATATGAAGGGGGCTCAAGCATCGGTATCTGCTGTTGTATTCAGCAGCAATCCGATATTTGTGGCTGTATTTGCTGCAATTATGGACAGGGAAAAGCTAAGCGTTAATAAGATTGCCGGACTCTTCATTGGCCTGATTGGTATATTGGTAATATTTGAGGATAAATTCATAACAGGTTTTTCTGATTTTAAAAGTCCATTCTTTGCACTCTTATCAGCTGTCTTTTACGGCTTATATACTGTGCTGGGAAGGAGACTTTCCATACGGCTCGGAAGTCTTAAAATGAACGCCTATTCCTTTATATTCGGAAGTGTTGCATTGTTGCCGTTACTCTTATTTTTCAGAATACCTGTTGTCAGATTTGACTATTCCGGCCTCTGGCAGGTTGTTTATTTATCGGTATTTGTCACAGGACTGGCATATCTTAGTTACTTTAAGGGCCTATCTATTGCAGGAGCAAGCAAAGGATCGCTTGTTTTCTTTGTAAAGCCTGCATTGGCGAGTGCTATAGCCGTAATATTCCTGAAGGAGCAAATGACTGTTAACCTGGTAATAGGTACTGTATTAGTAATATTGGGAATCACAACGGTGATTTACTGGAATGGTTTTAAGGAAAAAATAGCAAGTAATTTAAAGGATTTTTGCATAAAATGGAGAATTAATAAATAA
- a CDS encoding GGDEF domain-containing protein produces the protein MDKVKKDSSDEKSLKNKKNRILIISFRWFALASITAYALLACDDTAGCEYFFVFFSLALIYNILITAFVIKSRHKSKFNSKPIIYADTIIISLFTTQSGGIDSDMYILLFFILGYCGIYKEKVFTLKVGILSVASYTLFSLYMAGKSVDEINHWRLVIRDVYLVLATCGITMINNEVKKYGELHKKEFKLARTDKLTGLANRHYFDQKLVEEADYAVNSSKPLNILIFDLDNFKKFNDTYGHVWGDKLLTLFSDIIKQNIRKTDIPVRYGGEEFLILIRDLDAATAKSVGDRIRRQLEKQRIYVGDDDNRKKVTVSCGVAQFPTHSGNIKEAIDLADKALYFAKENGKNIVISYEDMIKSHGRIV, from the coding sequence ATGGATAAGGTAAAAAAGGACAGTTCAGACGAAAAATCACTAAAGAATAAAAAAAATAGAATACTAATAATCAGTTTCAGGTGGTTCGCCCTGGCATCCATTACAGCCTATGCTCTTCTTGCATGTGATGATACGGCAGGGTGTGAGTACTTCTTTGTGTTTTTTTCACTAGCATTGATCTATAATATATTAATTACAGCATTTGTTATTAAGAGCAGGCATAAAAGCAAATTCAATTCAAAACCTATTATTTATGCAGACACCATTATTATTTCTCTATTTACAACCCAATCAGGCGGCATCGATTCTGATATGTATATCCTCCTTTTCTTTATATTGGGATATTGTGGTATTTACAAAGAAAAAGTATTTACACTTAAAGTAGGTATACTTAGTGTAGCTTCATATACACTGTTTAGTTTGTATATGGCTGGAAAAAGCGTTGACGAAATAAATCACTGGAGACTTGTCATAAGAGATGTATATTTAGTTCTTGCTACCTGTGGAATTACCATGATAAATAACGAAGTGAAAAAATATGGAGAATTACATAAAAAGGAATTCAAACTAGCCAGAACAGATAAGCTTACAGGGCTTGCAAACAGGCATTACTTTGATCAGAAGCTGGTTGAGGAGGCAGATTACGCTGTTAATTCGAGCAAACCTCTTAATATTTTAATATTTGATCTTGATAATTTTAAAAAGTTTAATGATACTTACGGACATGTCTGGGGAGACAAGCTTCTCACTCTGTTTTCCGATATTATAAAACAGAACATCAGGAAAACAGATATTCCAGTCAGATACGGAGGAGAGGAATTTCTTATACTTATAAGAGATCTTGATGCTGCTACTGCTAAGAGTGTAGGTGACAGGATAAGGCGGCAGCTTGAAAAACAACGGATTTACGTGGGCGATGATGATAACAGAAAGAAAGTTACGGTCAGCTGCGGCGTAGCTCAGTTTCCTACTCATTCCGGCAACATCAAGGAAGCAATTGACCTGGCTGATAAAGCATTGTACTTTGCAAAGGAAAACGGTAAAAATATTGTTATCTCATATGAGGATATGATCAAATCACATGGAAGGATTGTATAA
- the aroF gene encoding 3-deoxy-7-phosphoheptulonate synthase, whose protein sequence is MIIVMSSTATREEIDNVERKLSDLGFRTHPIFGEIKTVIGAIGDKRLLNTHSIISMPGVENLVPIMKPYKLASRELKQVPTIIEVGDIKIGGDEIVVMAGPCAIESEETFIETAIKVKEAGAKILRGGAFKPRTSPYAFQGLEEDGLKIMAAAREATGMKIVTEVVDTRDVELVNSYADIIQIGARNMQNFRLLQEVGMCKKPVLLKRGLSATIEEWLMASEYIISSGNPDVILCERGVRTFETATRNTLDLSAIPVVKENSHLPIFVDPSHATGAWKYVGSLAKGAIATGADGLIIEVHSDPSTALCDGPQSLRPSKFAQLMKEFRKVAAAVDRTI, encoded by the coding sequence ATGATTATTGTAATGAGCTCAACAGCTACAAGGGAAGAAATCGACAATGTAGAACGGAAGTTATCGGATCTGGGTTTTAGAACTCATCCCATTTTTGGGGAAATCAAAACAGTTATAGGAGCAATTGGAGATAAAAGACTGCTTAATACACATTCTATCATATCAATGCCTGGTGTAGAAAACCTTGTACCGATTATGAAACCTTACAAGCTTGCAAGCCGTGAGCTTAAACAGGTTCCTACCATTATTGAGGTGGGAGATATTAAGATTGGCGGGGATGAAATAGTTGTGATGGCAGGCCCCTGTGCCATTGAGAGCGAAGAAACTTTTATAGAAACTGCTATTAAAGTAAAAGAGGCAGGTGCAAAAATACTTAGAGGAGGAGCTTTTAAACCCCGTACGTCCCCTTATGCTTTCCAGGGACTAGAAGAAGACGGGTTAAAGATTATGGCAGCAGCCAGAGAAGCAACTGGCATGAAAATAGTTACTGAGGTCGTAGATACACGTGATGTGGAATTGGTAAATTCATATGCAGACATAATCCAGATAGGTGCAAGGAATATGCAGAATTTCAGACTCCTCCAGGAGGTGGGTATGTGTAAAAAGCCGGTACTTCTTAAAAGAGGCTTATCTGCAACAATAGAAGAATGGCTTATGGCATCAGAATATATAATATCCTCCGGCAACCCGGATGTTATACTTTGCGAAAGGGGTGTACGGACTTTTGAAACAGCAACAAGGAATACGCTGGATTTAAGTGCGATACCTGTAGTAAAAGAAAATTCACATCTTCCGATATTTGTTGACCCCAGTCATGCAACAGGTGCGTGGAAATATGTCGGTTCACTGGCAAAAGGTGCAATAGCAACAGGTGCAGACGGGTTGATTATCGAAGTGCATTCGGACCCAAGTACGGCCCTTTGTGATGGACCTCAGTCATTACGTCCGTCGAAATTTGCACAGTTAATGAAAGAATTCAGAAAGGTTGCGGCAGCAGTAGATAGAACAATTTAA
- a CDS encoding chemotaxis protein CheW: MAELQVVVFSLNNDMCGADTLQVKQIVKYQNVTKVPQMPKFVEGMINLRGSVIPLINLNKRFDYGETEINKKTKVLISEINGKLVGYIVNDVIELIKLSNEEIEVLPEILVRTGNTYLKCIGKKGDRIISVLDLAGILTETEVKKIKN; this comes from the coding sequence ATGGCTGAATTACAGGTAGTTGTATTTAGTCTAAATAACGACATGTGTGGGGCTGATACTTTACAGGTTAAGCAGATAGTAAAATATCAGAATGTTACAAAAGTACCCCAAATGCCTAAATTTGTAGAAGGCATGATTAATCTTAGAGGGAGTGTAATACCATTAATCAATTTAAACAAAAGATTTGATTACGGAGAGACTGAAATTAACAAAAAAACGAAGGTGCTTATATCCGAAATTAATGGCAAGCTTGTCGGATATATTGTAAATGATGTAATAGAATTAATAAAGCTTTCTAATGAAGAAATAGAAGTTTTACCAGAAATACTTGTTAGGACAGGAAATACATACTTGAAATGTATAGGGAAAAAAGGGGACAGGATAATATCTGTACTGGATTTGGCAGGTATTCTGACCGAAACTGAGGTTAAGAAAATAAAAAACTAA